GGAAGCGCCCGTAGTGCGGGTGAAATCGCTGGGGCGCACCATGCTGACCCGCGCCGAGGACACCAAATACGTCAAAGACAACCCAGGCATCTTCAGCTCCAACGATCCCAAGACGCCGATGCAGCGGGCCTTCAGGGCGCATACGCTGATGCGCAAGGATGGCGCCGAACACGCGCGGGAGCGCGAGGCGATGGCGCCGACCTTTACCGGGCGCAATATCAAGGGTTGCTGGGAGGGTATCTATACCAAGATTGCCGAGGATTTCGTCGCGGGGCTGCCACGCGGCGAAACTGTGGACCTGTTCCCAGCGCTGGCGGGCCCCTTTGCGGCGCGCTGCCTGAAACACCTGTTGGGTATCCCCGAAGCCAGCGACGATGACATGCAGCGCTGGAGCCAGATCCTGATCGACGGGGCCGGCAACTTCGGCTTCACCGATGAGCTGTTTGCCCAGTGCGATGCGGCGAACGATGAAATGGATGCGCTGTTCCGTGCTGCGATCCCGCGCCACAAGGCCGATCCCAACCCCAGCGCCCTGTCTGTGATGGTGAATGCCGAGGATCCGATCCCCGAAAGCCAGATCTTTTCCAATATCAAGATCGCCATCGGCGGCGGCATCAATGAACCGCGCGATGCGCTGCTGACCATCCTCTACGGCCTTTTCACCAATCCTGAACAACTGGCCGAGGCAAAGGACAAGGCGCTATGGGGCCAGGCCTTTGAGGAGGGGGTGCGCTGGGTTGCGCCGATTCAGGCCAGCTCGCGTCTTGTGCTGGAGGACACCGAGATCCGCGGACACCTGATCCCCAAGGGCGATACGGTGATGACCATTCAGGCCTCGGCCTGCCGCGACGAAGAGATTTTTGAGGATGGCGAAAGCTTCAACATCTTCCGCGAGCGCAAGCCGCATCAGGCCTTTGGCAACGGACCGCATTTCTGTCAGGGCACACATATTGCCCGGCGCATGTTGGCCAATATCATGCTGCCG
This genomic stretch from Phaeobacter gallaeciensis harbors:
- a CDS encoding cytochrome P450 is translated as MTVSMLQQAPQEETITIRDLTLDPYPIYQRLRREAPVVRVKSLGRTMLTRAEDTKYVKDNPGIFSSNDPKTPMQRAFRAHTLMRKDGAEHAREREAMAPTFTGRNIKGCWEGIYTKIAEDFVAGLPRGETVDLFPALAGPFAARCLKHLLGIPEASDDDMQRWSQILIDGAGNFGFTDELFAQCDAANDEMDALFRAAIPRHKADPNPSALSVMVNAEDPIPESQIFSNIKIAIGGGINEPRDALLTILYGLFTNPEQLAEAKDKALWGQAFEEGVRWVAPIQASSRLVLEDTEIRGHLIPKGDTVMTIQASACRDEEIFEDGESFNIFRERKPHQAFGNGPHFCQGTHIARRMLANIMLPMLFDRFPNMTLSDSEPVNFYGFGFRGPRNLPVTLN